The Nostoc sp. 'Lobaria pulmonaria (5183) cyanobiont' DNA window TAGCAAACCAACCTAGAAGTTCCGTACCGTGAGATTCACCCCATACAGTAATACCCGCTCCAAACTTTTTAGCACGCTGACGGATCTCTTCATCTAACGGCCCACTACCAACAATCACCAGATGCACATCAGGAATTTTGGCAGCTATGACTGGAAAGATATCAAGTAATTGGTTGACATTCTTTTCGGGGGTGATGCGTCCGACAAACAACAGAGTTGGTCGGTTATCATTGGGAATTGGATCGTAACAGATATTTCGCGGGTGAAATTTTTCGCAATCGATGCCTTGATAAGCGACGTATTCAGCGCGTTGGCATTTCAGTTCTTCGTATTTAGTCAGTTGTTCTTTAGAAGAGAAGTAATTGAAGTTATAAGACTCACTAAACTGCTTAACTAAAAGGGGAATAATCGGACGAACCAAATTAAAGAAGCGATCTCCAAAGTAATATTTGATATATGCAACAATATCTGTATGGAAGAGTGATATTATTGGCGTGCCTGTTCGTCTTGCGTATTGAGTGCCGATAGGGCGACCATAACCTTGCAAGAAAAATGAGTATAAACCTCTCATTTGCGCTGCTTCTTCAACCACGATAATATCAGGCTGAAATTTCTCCAGCAACTTGGTATCGCTCCAATGTCGATAGTTCAACGGTTGAGGAAGAGACTTGTAGAATACCAGTGGTTCTGTAGGGAATGCGTAAGCAGAGAAATTGGGAAAAGATTGAATTTCCTCTAAACCTGGCATGGGGCGATCGCCAACATTTTTGGGGTAGCGATCGTTGATTTGGGGATGGATTAGAAAAACCTCATGTCCCTGTTCTAGCAACCAACGAACTCGTTGGTGAACTGCAACGGAAACACCAGTTAAGAAAGGAGCGTATAACCCTGTAAACAGTGCAATGCGAAGTTTTTGCTTAGTCATAATAAAGGGGAATATTTCACAAAATTGCTGGTTGTTAACTTAGGATTTACGCAGCAAATATTTGATGAACATCCTGATTATTTGGCTCATAAATTCCCGTTAATACAGTTAGACTAATGATTTACGCCTTGTCAAATAGCCGAGATTGTCGATTTTGAAGTAGATGTTTATAAATCTGGATTGAAACTATCAAAACATCCAAAATGCTAAGTCAAAATTCCCCTTAATGCATTTGTCTAAACCCTTGCCATTAATGCAAATCCATTTTGGTATTCAACAAGTAAAAGCGGATCTTTTGACAAGGGTTATAGCTAACATAGTTGTACTAAATATAAGATAATACAATTTCAATAATAGGGAATGTTTAGTGTAATAACTTTCATGCCCTAGTTGATATTTAGCAATTTAATTCAAAGAGAAACCTTGCTATTAATAGGCTGATCCAACCATTGATAAGGGCGATATTCCACCAGATGGACATTCCACGGCCCTTTAACGCGATAGCTGACACCGCGCCAGGTGACTGTTGATGTCCACAGGGATGATAGCATCGCTAACCCATAAACCCACTGTGTCAGGGGAATCGCAATCAACATTTTGATAATTGTAGCAACTGATAATTTGGCGATCGCCTGGTCATTAGAGCGAACCATTCGCTGTATCTCTAATTCCAACACCAGCATCATCAAGAGTAATCCGACAGTGTAGACTCCATAGCAGACTAAGAACAGAGCCGCAGCTTCCCATTTTGCCTCTAACAACGACTCTAGAACTAAAATAATCAGTAGAGTCGGAAACAAAATGCTAGAAACAGCTTCACTAACCAGAGCCAACCAACGGGGATGATACAGTCGAGAAAAAAGCATAAGGCGCTTGAGATAGTCTATTAAGTTGAATAAATCAGTCTCTTCACGATTGACTATTAGCAGCGAAGGCACAAACTTTACCTGAAAACCATGTTTTTTGAGGATATTGTGCATCATGAAATCTTCGCCTAAAGCTTGTCCCCATTTATCTAGCAGTTCTGTTTGGCGAAGTACTTCTGTTTTCACAGCCAAAGTTCCACCCCAAGGAATTTGGAAGATAAACATTTGCACTACTGTGGACACATTGCCGACGTACCGCACTAAAGAACCCCAATACCTGCCTGTCGGTACGTACCAACGATTGCCGGTTGTTGCGCCGACTTTCGCATCACCTAGAGGACTGACTAATTCTCGCAGCCAATTTAAATGAACTATAGTATCAGCATCTACTAAAGCAACCACCTTATAAGAATCGTCTAGATCGCGAATAGCTTGGATTAAAGAACTGCATTTGAGACTACAACTGTTGCGTACTATTCTCAAAGGGCTGATTTGAACATTAGTCGCTTCTTGCTCAGTGATGGTTTCACTAGCAATTTTCCAAGCGGGATCTTCGTGACTATCAACGATTAATTTTAAATCATACTGTGGATAGTTTTGATTTAGGAGCGATCGCAAACATCTAGGCAAAAACGGATCGGCTCCGCGTAAGCAAAGAATTACTGCTGTTTTGGGTAACTGATCGTCTGGTAATAAGTTTTTTTTAGACGAGCGCAGATACCATATAAAGACAAGCGTGAAACACACCTGAATAACCAGCCAACTCATCAAAGACTTAGACAGAAATATTGCCAAATCTTCCATTAAATTTTTAGTCTCCGACAGAATGAGGGATTGGGCATTAAAAAGTAAAAAGTAAAAAGTAAAAGGGCAAAAGATTCTTTTCTATTTACTTTTGCCTTTTACCTTTTAACTTCCTCTCCCCAGTTGCCTTTACGAATCAAGCGAATATTTCATCATGATGTTAACTGTTGTATTTTTGTTTACAACAAAACTGGCATCACGAAACTTTGGTGTACCTGTTTGTATGGACACAGTTGGATTTTTAGAAATCCCAAAACCTTCTTTGGGAATACCGAAAAAGTCTTTATTGAGTTTGCGATCGCCATTTTGATCGTCAACCACAGCGACAGCATAAGTTCCAGGTTTCAAACCGGAGAATTCTTTTTTTACCGAACTGCCATTAATCTTAGCGCAGCCACTTTGAGCTTCACTACTACTACTCATAGGAAATCCTTTTTCATTTGCATAAACTCGGAAGCAAATCTCACCTTTTTGGTGATGTATTCCATTTACTACAACACTAAGTGTTGTAGTTGGCTCTGCGTTCACTGTTTTCGCAAAGCTGATGCTCACTAAAGTAGCAAGCAAAACATGAGATAGTTGAGATAGTTTCAGCATAATTTTGTAGTCAGAATAGGTGATTTTGGGGCTGATAAAAAGCTGCGTTAGTCAACCTTTATTTGCGAACTGATTCTTTGAAAGTATGACTTGCTCCTCTTTAATTGATGCTGGGTTCCAAGCTTTCCAAAGTTTTTGCAACGCCATTAGCAAATCTTTCAGCAAAAGATATTCTGTCCCTTTTAACTGCTGATACAGACTTATATGACAACACAGCCGCTCATATAAACTCAGGGGACAACACCAGATGGAGAGTATATACTCCCAAATCATTCTCCAATGTGGCAATAAAATTTTTCCTTTCTTTGCTGAATCAAACCACACTGTATACGCATAAAAATCAGGCAGCATACTCAAGAAGGATTTTTGATTTTTATTTGTTAACAACAAATAATTGGGAAAAAACATACTCATTGATTGTTGCGGATGACTTCTGACGAAAAACAGGTATTCAGGAATTTCATAAAACCTACCGAGAATACCAAGTCTTAACAAGAGAATTCCATCTGCATTACCATAACCACCCATAGGCAGTATCTTTTTCAAAGCACTAGCACGAATTACCCCGTAACATTGATAACATAAGTGCTTAGTCAGCAATTCGTGAAAACGCTCGTGTGGTTTTAGTGCATCTGCCTTGACTTTGATATCGTAATTTTGGATAAAATTCCCCTGTTCATCAATGAAATATGCCTGGGAGTGACACAAGATTATGGTAGGATCTTGGTCAAGTACGTCAACACACTTCTTGATAAA harbors:
- a CDS encoding glycosyltransferase yields the protein MTKQKLRIALFTGLYAPFLTGVSVAVHQRVRWLLEQGHEVFLIHPQINDRYPKNVGDRPMPGLEEIQSFPNFSAYAFPTEPLVFYKSLPQPLNYRHWSDTKLLEKFQPDIIVVEEAAQMRGLYSFFLQGYGRPIGTQYARRTGTPIISLFHTDIVAYIKYYFGDRFFNLVRPIIPLLVKQFSESYNFNYFSSKEQLTKYEELKCQRAEYVAYQGIDCEKFHPRNICYDPIPNDNRPTLLFVGRITPEKNVNQLLDIFPVIAAKIPDVHLVIVGSGPLDEEIRQRAKKFGAGITVWGESHGTELLGWFARADVFVNPSVTENFCTTNNEALASGTPLVAVVAPSTSEQVFPGRNGFLAQPNNPTDFAQKVIAILENPGLKADMTRHARPSILDFDWSACMQKLEHKLYQIVEGAQKVEVGTGNIRR
- a CDS encoding glycosyltransferase; this encodes MEDLAIFLSKSLMSWLVIQVCFTLVFIWYLRSSKKNLLPDDQLPKTAVILCLRGADPFLPRCLRSLLNQNYPQYDLKLIVDSHEDPAWKIASETITEQEATNVQISPLRIVRNSCSLKCSSLIQAIRDLDDSYKVVALVDADTIVHLNWLRELVSPLGDAKVGATTGNRWYVPTGRYWGSLVRYVGNVSTVVQMFIFQIPWGGTLAVKTEVLRQTELLDKWGQALGEDFMMHNILKKHGFQVKFVPSLLIVNREETDLFNLIDYLKRLMLFSRLYHPRWLALVSEAVSSILFPTLLIILVLESLLEAKWEAAALFLVCYGVYTVGLLLMMLVLELEIQRMVRSNDQAIAKLSVATIIKMLIAIPLTQWVYGLAMLSSLWTSTVTWRGVSYRVKGPWNVHLVEYRPYQWLDQPINSKVSL
- a CDS encoding DUF2141 domain-containing protein, whose amino-acid sequence is MLKLSQLSHVLLATLVSISFAKTVNAEPTTTLSVVVNGIHHQKGEICFRVYANEKGFPMSSSSEAQSGCAKINGSSVKKEFSGLKPGTYAVAVVDDQNGDRKLNKDFFGIPKEGFGISKNPTVSIQTGTPKFRDASFVVNKNTTVNIMMKYSLDS
- a CDS encoding glycosyltransferase family 2 protein gives rise to the protein MSNNQPRLSIGLPVYNGEKFIKEAIDSLLAQTFEDFELIISDNASTDKTEEICRAYAEQDQRICYYRNDKNIGCAGNFDRVLKLSSGEYFKWAAYDDLHSPDFIKKCVDVLDQDPTIILCHSQAYFIDEQGNFIQNYDIKVKADALKPHERFHELLTKHLCYQCYGVIRASALKKILPMGGYGNADGILLLRLGILGRFYEIPEYLFFVRSHPQQSMSMFFPNYLLLTNKNQKSFLSMLPDFYAYTVWFDSAKKGKILLPHWRMIWEYILSIWCCPLSLYERLCCHISLYQQLKGTEYLLLKDLLMALQKLWKAWNPASIKEEQVILSKNQFANKG